The Horticoccus luteus DNA window ACTTCGATCGCCCGCTGCTCGATGTCCGGCGCCGACTCCGGCTCCGTCGCGACCGCCACCCGCACGGGTTCGCGCAACCAGCCCTGCGCGAGCGCCTCCACCTCCGGCGGAAACGTCGCCGAAAACAACAGCGTCTGCCGCTGCGCCGGCATCAGGCGCTTGATGCGCGCCAGCTCGCCCGCAAATCCCAGCGCCAGCAGGCGGTCCGCCTCGTCGAGCACCAGCGTCGCCACGCCGCCGAGCGACACCGCGTTGTGCTCCACCAAATCCAGCAGCCGCCCCGGCGTCGCCACGAGAATATCCGCGCCCCCGCCCAGCGCCATCATCTGCGGGTTAATCGATACGCCGCCGTAAACCACGAGGGTCTTCAACGGCTCCGCCAGAAACCGTCCATAACGCCGAAACGCCTCGCCCACCTGCGCCGCCAGCTCGCGCGTCGGCACCAGCACCAACGCCCGCACGAAGCGTCCGCCCGGCCGCCGGCCCGCCGAGAGCCGCTCCAGCATCGGCAGGGCAAACGCCGCCGTCTTGCCCGAACCCGTCTGCGCCGACGCCCACACATCCGCCCCGCGCAACACCGCCGGAATCGCCTCCGCTTGGATCGGCGTCGGCGCGTCGTAACCCTTCTCCGCCACAGCGCGCAACAACGGCACCGAAAGTTTGAGCGCGGTGAAGCTCATGCGGACACCCCTCCGTTTCGCCGACCCGTCCCATCACCTTTTCCACCGCCGATCCGGCCGCTCATCGCATCACGCATTCCTTCGCCCATCGCATCGCCCGACGCGACCGCCCTCCCGCGCACAAGATCGACCCGCCGCCCCCGTTCTCCTCGTGCTCCGCGCCTTTTGCGAAGATTGGCCGCGCGCGCTGTCATCCGACTTTCACCACGATCGTCTGGCCTGCGATCGTCACGCGATCGCCCGCCACGAGTTGTTTCCGCTTCCGTGTTTCGAGCGCGCCGTTGAGCAGCACGCCACCCTCGGCGACGAGCTGCTTCGCCGCGCCACCGCTCTCCGCGAGCCCGCCGAATTTAATGAACTGGCACAACTCGATCGGCACCTCACGCACGGCCACCTCGCGTGGTTCGGAAGAAGCATTTGGATTCGCCATCGCGCACACGATTCACCGTGACCGCGAGTGAGTCGACGCTCGA harbors:
- a CDS encoding RNA-binding S4 domain-containing protein; the encoded protein is MANPNASSEPREVAVREVPIELCQFIKFGGLAESGGAAKQLVAEGGVLLNGALETRKRKQLVAGDRVTIAGQTIVVKVG
- a CDS encoding DEAD/DEAH box helicase; its protein translation is MSFTALKLSVPLLRAVAEKGYDAPTPIQAEAIPAVLRGADVWASAQTGSGKTAAFALPMLERLSAGRRPGGRFVRALVLVPTRELAAQVGEAFRRYGRFLAEPLKTLVVYGGVSINPQMMALGGGADILVATPGRLLDLVEHNAVSLGGVATLVLDEADRLLALGFAGELARIKRLMPAQRQTLLFSATFPPEVEALAQGWLREPVRVAVATEPESAPDIEQRAIEVDAPRRTQLLRHLIQTEGWTRVLVFVATKYATEHVAEKLRRAGLAAAAWHGELSQGARTLALADFKAGKLHVLVATDLAARGLDIAQLPVVVNYDLPRSPTDYTHRIGRTGRAGERGVAVSFVSAATFPHFRLIEKRQRLAIAREQIAGFEPVELAAAAPSGTGGVKGRRKSKKDKFREALARGEPAEDNAAASDSAADEPGA